TTCTTTTGTTCAATTCAAAAAAATTGATTCCTTGAAAAGGGGTTGAAACTCCAGCCGATTTTAGCAGCGCACGGGCAGGCTTTAAATTTTCGACTATAAAATATTTCAGTTTATGCAAAATACTACTATTATAAACAGGCATAAACTGATTTACTTCTTCATCAGACAATCGGTTTGGAATTAAATACAATACTCCT
This region of Bacteroidota bacterium genomic DNA includes:
- a CDS encoding SAM-dependent methyltransferase, coding for MKGVLYLIPNRLSDEEVNQFMPVYNSSILHKLKYFIVENLKPARALLKSAGVSTPFQGINFFELNKR